In a genomic window of Fibrobacter sp.:
- a CDS encoding riboflavin synthase: MFTGIIQSTGEIVSIESRGDALSMRLKSPGFFKNCKLGDSVANDGVCLSIESCTDDEATFCLMHQTVENTAFKQAAVGKLVNLELPCRADSFMGGHFVMGHVDCITEVIQVVPRETGVEVDLKMPADLKRYIIRRGSISLNGISLTVAEKFEDSIRVCIIPETLARTNLRNWVAGTIVNVEVDMLGKYIENYLKERDLA; this comes from the coding sequence ATGTTTACTGGAATTATTCAATCTACTGGCGAAATCGTCTCGATAGAGAGTCGTGGCGATGCGCTTTCTATGCGCCTCAAGTCGCCAGGATTCTTTAAAAATTGCAAATTGGGCGACAGCGTCGCTAACGACGGAGTGTGCCTTTCCATAGAATCTTGTACCGATGACGAAGCCACTTTTTGCCTGATGCACCAGACGGTCGAAAATACCGCCTTCAAGCAGGCTGCGGTCGGAAAACTGGTGAATTTGGAACTTCCGTGCCGTGCCGACAGCTTCATGGGCGGGCACTTCGTGATGGGCCATGTGGACTGCATTACGGAGGTCATCCAGGTGGTTCCGCGCGAAACGGGCGTGGAAGTCGACCTGAAGATGCCTGCGGACCTCAAGCGCTACATCATCCGCCGCGGTTCCATCTCCCTGAACGGGATTAGCCTCACGGTGGCCGAAAAGTTCGAAGATTCCATCCGCGTGTGCATCATCCCCGAGACGCTTGCCCGTACGAACCTGCGCAACTGGGTTGCCGGGACCATCGTGAACGTGGAAGTCGACATGCTCGGCAAGTACATCGAAAATTATTTGAAGGAACGTGACCTTGCTTAA